From Zymoseptoria tritici IPO323 chromosome 6, whole genome shotgun sequence, one genomic window encodes:
- a CDS encoding uncharacterized protein (hypothetical protein of unknown function, similar to gi|169600875|ref|XP_001793860.1| hypothetical protein SNOG_03290 [Phaeosphaeria nodorum SN15]) — translation MAKLGNLIPLLILFVVIGIAAWIGYGFYTWSNELAARGQKKMEKKNMAFTKEGGLRVGVKGESDENVGDKTQNVLYNVWNNAELPASKSRLGWNSSQEGAAKKGGAAAKTSK, via the exons ATGGCGAAACTAGGCAACCTCATCCCCCTCctaatcctcttcgtcgtcatcggcATCGCCGCCTGGATTGGCTACGGCTTCTACACCTGGTCCAACGAACTCGCCGCGCGCGGCCAAAAGAaaatggagaagaagaacatggcGTTTACGAAAGAGGGCGGGCTGAGAGTCGGAGTGAAGGGGGAGAGTGATGAGAATGTGGGGGACAAGACGCAGAA TGTGCTCTACAACGTCTGGAACAACGCGGAGCTGCCCGCTTCCAAGTCGAGACTGGGGTGGAATAGCTCGCAAGAGggcgcggcgaagaagggtGGGGctgcggcgaagacgagcaaGTAG